A stretch of Clostridium formicaceticum DNA encodes these proteins:
- a CDS encoding YkuS family protein, with translation MKRIAIQDGLEQLKFDLENNGYEVVDFQDKGHIDAIVYTDDYGGFKNLNDMGETNTYGAILINAKNKTVEEIRYIIETRRYGSLFS, from the coding sequence TTGAAAAGAATTGCTATCCAAGATGGTTTAGAGCAATTAAAATTTGATTTAGAAAATAATGGTTACGAAGTAGTTGATTTTCAGGACAAAGGGCATATTGATGCTATTGTCTATACCGACGATTATGGAGGATTTAAAAACTTAAATGATATGGGTGAAACGAATACTTACGGTGCTATACTTATCAATGCAAAAAATAAAACAGTAGAAGAGATACGTTATATTATTGAGACAAGAAGATACGGCAGTTTATTTAGTTAG
- the yyaC gene encoding spore protease YyaC yields MSLFHRETSSSININNAMASIDFSSSFTNYIEKHYRYPYKELVFLCIGTDRSTGDSLGPLIGYKLAKPLERHNNIHVYGTLEEPVHAKNLQDQIDFIHTNFSHPFIVAIDACLGKVDRVGYITIGSGPLNPGAGVNKQLPSVGDLHIMGIVNLGGYMEYMILQNTRLQLVMKMADTIAEGIKFSIWKLQKQKLLS; encoded by the coding sequence GTGTCTTTATTTCATCGTGAAACTTCTAGTTCTATCAATATAAATAATGCCATGGCTTCTATAGATTTTAGTAGTAGCTTTACAAATTATATAGAAAAACATTATCGCTACCCTTATAAAGAACTTGTTTTTTTATGTATAGGTACAGATCGCTCTACAGGAGATTCTCTAGGTCCTTTAATTGGTTATAAACTTGCAAAACCACTGGAAAGACATAACAATATCCATGTGTATGGAACATTGGAAGAACCTGTTCATGCAAAAAATCTACAAGACCAAATTGACTTTATTCATACCAATTTTTCTCATCCTTTTATTGTAGCTATCGATGCTTGTTTAGGCAAAGTAGATAGAGTAGGTTATATTACCATAGGATCAGGCCCTTTAAATCCTGGAGCAGGTGTAAATAAACAATTACCCTCTGTTGGGGACCTACATATCATGGGAATTGTAAATTTAGGTGGTTACATGGAGTATATGATTTTACAAAATACTAGACTTCAATTGGTAATGAAAATGGCAGACACGATTGCGGAAGGTATCAAGTTCTCCATTTGGAAACTTCAAAAACAAAAACTATTATCATAA
- a CDS encoding aminotransferase class V-fold PLP-dependent enzyme: MIYLDNAATSFPKPEAVYEAVMHNMKNFGANPGRSGHKMALEAGRTIFRGREMVCKLFNIDDPMQIIFTSNATEALNLAIKGILEQGDHVITTSMEHNSILRPIKTLEKVGVENTLIQCDERGVLDPRLIQQAIKKNTRLIVTTHASNVTGTIMPIEEIGRIAKEHGILFLVDAAQTAGIYDIDVNALNVDLLAMAGHKGLMGPQGTGVLYIREGIEVRHFKEGGTGSKSQELFQPLMLPDRYESGTPNTPGIAGLAAGIEFILAEGLDKVRKHEEELTSYFLEGLKEMKKVKIYGPQDAKKQASVVSINIEEEDSSEIGYILDKVFDIGVRPGLHCAPMAHKTIGTFEQGTVRFSFGYFNTKEDIDKALEAIKSICEQI; the protein is encoded by the coding sequence GTGATTTATTTAGATAACGCTGCTACTTCCTTCCCAAAACCAGAAGCAGTATATGAAGCTGTTATGCATAATATGAAAAACTTCGGTGCGAATCCAGGACGTTCTGGGCATAAGATGGCGTTAGAAGCGGGAAGAACCATATTTAGAGGAAGAGAAATGGTTTGTAAGTTATTCAATATAGATGACCCAATGCAAATAATATTTACCTCCAATGCGACAGAAGCCCTTAACTTAGCTATTAAAGGAATATTAGAACAAGGAGATCATGTAATCACTACCAGTATGGAGCATAATTCTATATTGAGACCTATTAAAACCTTAGAAAAAGTCGGTGTAGAAAATACGCTTATACAATGTGATGAAAGAGGCGTACTAGACCCAAGGCTTATACAGCAGGCTATCAAGAAGAATACTAGGCTAATTGTGACAACGCATGCCTCTAATGTAACAGGGACGATTATGCCTATTGAGGAGATTGGTAGAATAGCGAAAGAACACGGTATTTTGTTTTTAGTAGATGCAGCTCAAACTGCAGGTATCTATGATATAGATGTAAATGCATTGAATGTTGATTTGTTGGCTATGGCAGGTCATAAGGGTTTGATGGGCCCTCAAGGAACAGGCGTGCTATATATCAGGGAAGGCATTGAAGTAAGACATTTTAAAGAGGGTGGAACAGGAAGCAAGTCCCAAGAATTGTTTCAACCCTTAATGCTGCCGGATCGATATGAAAGTGGTACACCCAACACGCCAGGTATAGCAGGGTTAGCTGCAGGTATTGAATTTATATTAGCAGAAGGTTTAGATAAAGTTCGAAAACATGAAGAAGAACTTACCAGCTACTTTCTAGAAGGTCTAAAAGAAATGAAAAAAGTAAAAATTTATGGACCACAAGATGCAAAGAAACAGGCATCAGTTGTATCTATCAATATAGAAGAAGAAGACTCTTCAGAAATAGGCTATATTTTAGACAAAGTGTTTGATATAGGCGTAAGGCCAGGTCTGCACTGTGCACCAATGGCTCATAAAACAATAGGCACCTTCGAACAAGGAACTGTAAGGTTTAGTTTCGGCTACTTCAATACTAAGGAGGACATAGATAAGGCTCTTGAAGCAATAAAAAGTATATGTGAGCAGATATAG
- a CDS encoding DUF4446 family protein translates to MQQILSMIDANSLTFIFTSLIMNLVLLILLIINYNLTDSLREKYKRLVKGSSGKNIESILMDHIERVEGIQEEFKQLYSKIDVLENRISFSIQKIGIVRYNAFEDVGSDLSYSIALLDDNNNGIILTGIHSRVETVSYAKPIKDGKSNYHLSVEELQALERAKSNDLDKINIKGGRSNKDID, encoded by the coding sequence ATGCAGCAAATTTTATCAATGATAGATGCCAACTCTTTAACCTTTATTTTTACTAGTTTAATAATGAATTTGGTGCTGCTTATTTTATTGATTATTAACTACAATCTTACCGATAGCTTAAGAGAAAAGTATAAGCGTCTAGTAAAGGGGTCCAGTGGTAAAAATATAGAAAGTATACTGATGGATCACATAGAAAGGGTAGAAGGAATACAGGAGGAGTTTAAACAATTATACTCTAAAATAGATGTATTGGAAAATCGTATTAGTTTTTCTATACAAAAAATAGGAATTGTTCGGTACAATGCCTTTGAAGATGTAGGAAGTGATTTAAGCTATTCTATCGCTTTATTGGATGATAATAATAATGGAATTATTTTAACAGGAATACACAGCAGGGTAGAAACAGTTTCCTACGCAAAACCTATAAAGGATGGAAAATCTAATTATCACCTTTCAGTTGAGGAGTTACAGGCTTTAGAGAGAGCGAAATCTAATGATCTTGATAAAATAAATATCAAGGGCGGTAGAAGTAATAAAGATATTGACTAA